From Mercenaria mercenaria strain notata unplaced genomic scaffold, MADL_Memer_1 contig_4554, whole genome shotgun sequence, a single genomic window includes:
- the LOC123523587 gene encoding uncharacterized protein LOC123523587 encodes MDGACSTEEETDSEGEEKASSSYDQPLMSHEGFSDTQTLIKEDQTKASAENHSASVAFYVRDVKTGKVYGLRNRHITLHTDKIDIKMLSQSKFIHFGTSVKILDEKSLDIGLIEIDHSVKDLLSNTENVDQNVCIYSGPFESIFDKEIFKYKPSDKLYEVCKCGTPNYGTIVSESEHEECKPENGQFLVKSENGVFAVKGESGTAVAAKRKEDNVIELVGIICGGSGDNTVCLFIPDVFHFYKNRYDMILELYDACILCGVKIYFNLSTPEQISPPSYDLVDHALNLMCYKFENVDVKIYERLIERERDLSLRVTQRLCLNDNAIFENDNPNYVAIESGMLACDFLYVGNARAAENRLKKAIFCFLKSDDFGLRLLCNLITYITWYCLVKNNDTSLDKLKKLLENGKKSFECDFRTLRGFPLESLGFLYYDYSRYYMAMWDKMRERGHDHRNNTTERSYRFEAVEKAKQSVKIFKEDHNEKKSTETLRRLVLAKCQQVYVLLGCGHDFITCEEVSNEQITEAENIIKGMEEVTMKEIPLVQNVDYLIALCDLQYRNGHTSKVLKTAC; translated from the coding sequence AGGAGACTGACTCCGAGGGTGAAGAAAAAGCATCTAGCAGTTATGATCAACCTCTTATGTCGCATGAGGGATTTTCAGATACTCAAACTTTAATCAAAGAAGACCAAACTAAGGCATCTGCAGAGAACCATTCCGCAAGCGTCGCCTTTTATGTCAGAGATGTAAAAACTGGAAAAGTGTATGGTTTAAGAAATCGTCATATTACTCTTCATACAgacaaaattgatattaaaatgttaAGTCAGAGTAAGTTTATCCATTTTGGGACATCAGTTAAAATTTTGGATGAAAAAAGTTTAGATATAGGATTGATAGAGATTGATCACTCTGTAAAAGATCTTTTAAGCAACACAGAGAACGtagatcagaatgtttgtatctATTCTGGTCCATTTGAAAGCAtttttgataaagaaatatttaaatacaaaccTAGCGATAAACTTTATGAAGTGTGCAAATGTGGTACACCAAATTATGGAACTATTGTTTCTGAGTCGGAACATGAAGAGTGTAAACCAGAAAATGGACAATTTCTCGTTAAAAGTGAGAATGGTGTATTCGCTGTAAAAGGTGAAAGTGGTACCGCCGTCGCGGCCAAAAGAAAAGAAGACAATGTAATAGAGTTAGTTGGAATTATTTGCGGTGGATCAGGCGACAATACTGTTTGTCTATTTATTCcagatgtttttcatttttataagaaCAGATACGACATGATTCTAGAGTTGTATGATGCATGCATACTTTGTggagtaaaaatatatttcaatttgtcAACGCCGGAGCAAATTTCTCCACCTAGTTACGATCTGGTGGATCATGCTTTAAATTTGATGTGctacaaatttgaaaatgtagATGTTAAAATTTACGAGCGCCTAATAGAAAGAGAACGCGATTTGTCCCTACGGGTCACTCAAAGATTGTGTTTGAATGATAACGCCATCTTCGAAAATGACAATCCTAATTATGTAGCAATAGAAAGCGGCATGTTAGCATGCGATTTTTTGTATGTGGGTAATGCGAGAGCAGCAGAAAACCGTCTAAAGAAagcaatattttgctttttaaagtcAGATGATTTTGGACTTAGATTGTTATGTAATCTCATTACATATATCACGTGGTATTGTCTTGTCAAAAATAATGATACTTCTTTAGACAAATTGAAAAAATTGCTTGAAAATGGCAAGAAAAGTTTTGAATGCGACTTCAGGACCTTAAGAGGATTTCCTTTAGAGTCATTAGGATTCCTGTATTATGATTACTCGAGATATTACATGGCAATGTGGGATAAAATGCGTGAGCGAGGCCATGACCATAGAAACAACACAACTGAGAGAAGCTATAGATTTGAAGCAGTTGAGAAAGCAAAGCAATCTGTGAAGATTTTTAAGGAAGACCATAACGAGAAGAAAAGTACAGAAACACTGAGGAGACTTGTGCTGGCAAAATGTCAGCAAGTGTATGTTCTACTTGGTTGTGGTCATGATTTCATTACTTGTGAGGAAGTATCCAATGAACAAATAACAGAAGCTGAAAACATTATTAAGGGTATGGAGGAAGTGACTATGAAGGAAATACCATTAGTGCAAAATGTGGATTACTTGATTGCATTATGCGACTTGCAGTATAGAAATGGACATACATCGAAAGTTTTGAAAACGGCCTGTTAA